A window of the Candida orthopsilosis Co 90-125, chromosome 1 draft sequence genome harbors these coding sequences:
- a CDS encoding RNA polymerase III transcription factor (TFIIIB) subunit has translation MSSLVKKGSQFTPKLKYPIRKKATPKPTATPEPSQKGTSGTSDPPSNKAISDQVGPPPATQNGKPRSSFSIKGAATSGAVLDDGVDPIDNSKPQESAIADSSDEDDEALRQHAQSLRRTSSRRLSGINPGFRSRSASVSHRPGNEDAQSAARIVVPQPKSIKRRRSSVSSRNAKRNSVVVPAAAIAPTLKPSSVVTASTTPTVGHSPTPSSSSSTTSRILNSNVSHLFPALRSSAAPLSKIMNNPETESLSPALVDKTDVNVVSKEFVVGIDPRTNKLRKFRRRDAPKSEVKEEEEDFTRVADKPLDDLVPVAPENLVTTVTSISQIPTGIKEEDLELYGELDFDYEGMTMADLCKPTLKIGNVSSSFKLAQEAEIQLKQKKLQRRLDRIRARKDRISLEEATLKNEGKTDEEIQHEKEGKKPKSGTDLMNFDEETPSISSALQLTLVDGKIGFNEESAVVVKPRADASGRTVEDSNPFANPVTSTTYSKRTYTDKWTPDELNEFYQALSMFGTDFSLIAQLYPHRTRKQIKSKFVLEEKKYPEVIELALKRKLPVDFKKYCEATNNEIKTIEQYNEELKRVRLEHEQSMNAIAIEREKAFKEDAEANRRREIEIRTGFTGSKPMTTAERRKELRKNETVVGTIDDIKHR, from the coding sequence ATGAGTAGTTTAGTGAAAAAGGGAAGTCAGTTTACCCCAAAGCTAAAATATCCAATAAGAAAGAAAGCTACTCCGAAACCTACTGCCACTCCTGAACCTTCCCAAAAAGGAACTTCTGGCACATCAGATCCACCATCCAACAAGGCTATATCAGACCAAGTAGGTCCCCCACCTGCCACACAAAATGGCAAGCCAAGGTCATCTTTTAGTATCAAAGGAGCTGCTACTAGTGGAGCTGTTTTAGATGATGGTGTGGATCCAATAGACAATCTGAAGCCACAAGAATCGGCCATTGCAGATAGTTCAGATGAAGACGACGAGGCGCTCAGACAACACGCCCAAAGTCTACGTAGAACCTCATCGCGAAGATTATCTGGAATAAACCCTGGATTTAGAAGTCGGTCGGCGTCAGTTTCACATCGACCCGGTAACGAAGATGCACAATCAGCTGCAAGAATTGTGGTACCTCAGCCCAAATCcataaaaagaagaagatcgCTGGTAAGCTCACGGAATGCCAAAAGAAACTCTGTGGTAGTACCAGCCGCTGCTATTGCTCCCACACTTAAACCTTCACTGGTTGTAACAGCTTCAACTACACCAACCGTTGGTCATTCCCCAacaccatcttcatcgtcgAGCACCACATCCAGGATTTTGAATTCCAATGTTAGTCATTTGTTTCCTGCATTAAGAAGCTCCGCCGCTCCACTTAGCAAGATTATGAACAATCCTGAAACTGAGCTGCTATCACCAGCTCTCGTCGATAAGACAGATGTGAACGTGGTGAGCAAGGAATTTGTTGTGGGAATTGATCCTAGGACGAATAAGCTACGAAAATTTAGACGCAGGGATGCACCGAAATCTGAAgttaaagaagaagaggaagattTCACCAGGGTTGCTGACAAGCCGTTGGATGATTTGGTTCCAGTAGCGCCAGAGAATTTGGTTACTACCGTAACTAGCATCAGCCAGATCCCAACTGGTATTAAAGAGGAAGACTTGGAATTGTATGGGGAgcttgattttgattatgaGGGGATGACAATGGCTGACTTGTGTAAACCAACTTTAAAAATCGGTAATGTTAGTTccagtttcaaattggcTCAAGAGGCAgaaatacaattgaaacagAAGAAATTACAGAGAAGACTAGATAGAATCAGAGCAAGAAAGGATAGAATATCTTTAGAAGAAGCAACGTTGAAGAATGAAGGCAAAACTGACGAAGAAATTCAACATGAAAAGGAAGGTAAGAAGCCAAAGTCAGGAACtgacttgatgaattttgatgaagaaacaCCATCAATATCGTCAGCATTACAATTGACATTAGTTGATGGAAAGATCGGGTTCAATGAAGAATCTGCAGTTGTTGTGAAGCCTAGAGCTGATGCGTCTGGACGCACAGTTGAGGATTCAAACCCATTTGCAAACCCAGTCACTTCTACGACATATAGCAAAAGAACATACACGGACAAGTGGACGCCTGATGAGTTGAATGAATTTTACCAAGCCTTGAGCATGTTTGGTACCGACTTTTCCTTGATTGCGCAATTATACCCACACCGCACcagaaaacaaatcaaatccaagTTTGTTTtagaagagaaaaagtaTCCTGAAGTGATTGAATTGGCATTGAAAAGGAAGCTACCGGtagatttcaaaaagtattgTGAAGCAACAAATAACGAGATTAAGACTATCGAGCAGTATaatgaagagttgaagAGAGTAAGATTAGAGCATGAACAAAGTATGAATGCAATTGCAATCGAAAGAGAAAAGGCGTTCAAGGAAGATGCTGAAGCGAATAGAAGAcgagaaattgaaatcagaaCAGGGTTCACCGGATCCAAGCCAATGACAACAGCCGAAAGGAGGAAAGAGTTGCGAAAGAATGAAACGGTCGTAGGTACTATTGATGACATAAAACATCGTTGA